TTTTGAAGTAAGTGAAGTTGATAATGGATTTAAAGGTGTTTTTTTATCTATTGAAACTTTGCATAATACACTATGTATTTTTGATATTTTATCTAAGTTTGCTTTGATTTTTTTTGCTAGCAGAAACCCGTTTTTATCAATACCTGCTATAATTAGCTCTTTTTCATTAACGTTTGATTCATATATTTGATAAGATATTCTTTTTATCTTATGCTGAATTTCTTGATGATTGAGTATGGTATTTTTTTCTGTTATCATGCTTTTTTTTAAATATATAAAGAGTTATTTATTCATAAGGTAACAATAAAAATCATTCTTCTTCATCAATGTAATTTTCTATAGAGCGTCTGTCTTTTTTTGTGGGTCTTCCTGTTCCTTTTTTTCTATAATAGTCTTTACTATATTTTAATAATTCTTGAGCTTCAAATTCAGATTTAGGAGTTAAATCGGTTATGTAGATATCGACAAGTTTTGCGCCAACACGGTTAGGTGGAATGTCATTTATTCTAATCTTATAATTAACTTGATTTTTTCTAAGTACTATTGTATCACCTATATAGACTTCTCTACTAGGTTTTACAACAGCTTCATTGACCTTTACTTGACCTTTTTTACAGGCAATTGAGGCTTGATTTCGGGTTTTGTGATATCTCACACACCATAAATACTTATCTATTCGCATATAATTTAACTAAAAACTGCGTTAATCAATTTGTACAAAAGTATTATATTATTGTATCTTGCGGCCTAAAATTAAGCAATATTGAACCGTGTTTATGCTTTAAATAAATATGAATTTAAATGACCCTATGAAATTAAGAACATTCCTATCTAGTATTTTTGTTTTTTCACTATTGATTTTTGCTTGTTCACCAGATGAGCCTGAAATATCTCTTGTACCTGATAGAGATAGAACTGAGCAACAAGCAACAGATAAAGCCTTGTTATTATCATATTTAGGTACGCATTATTATAACAGTGCAGATTTAGCAGCAATTATAAATCCAGAGCCTAGCGACATTATTATTACTGAATTGGCAGAAGGAGCTACAGTTCCTATGGGACATACATTATTGGCTGGTGCTGTTGAAACAAGAACTACAGTTTTTGAGGAAGCAACTTATGAATATTATATTCTGAAAATAAACCAAGGAGGAGGAGATGAGTCACCTAATTTTACAGATAAAGTAAGAGTAGAGTATGAAGGTAGCTTAATTGAAGATGCTTCTGTTTTTGATAGCGCTATTAATCCTGTAGATTTTAATTTGGTAGGATTTGGAGTTAATTCTGGCGGAGTTATTACGGGGTGGCAACGTGTTTTTCCAGAATTCAACACTGCAGCTAGTTTTACAACTGGGTCTAATGTAGAATATGACGATTATGGAGTTGGTGTAATGTTTTTGCCATCTGGTTTAGCTTATTTTTCAACGCAATTAGTTGGTATTCCTTCATATTCTAATTTAATATTTAAGTTTACTTTATTTCAAACTGAAATAAATGACCATGATAGTGACGGTGTGCCATCATACATCGAAGATTTAAATAATAATTCAAGTACTTTCGATGAAGATACTGATGATAACTCAATTGTAAATTATGTTGACCCTGATGATGATGGAGATGGTGTACTTACAATTAATGAACTATTTAGAACTGAATATATTGTTGACACAAATAATGGTGAATCAGAACCTGAATTAGATAATAATGAATTTGAATTAGGTAGAACCCAATCCATGGGTGTTATAACTATAACAACAGGTAAAATATTAGACACAGATAATAATAATATTCCTGATTATTTGGATGAGGATATTACAATTAATTACAATGAGTAGTATAAATATTAGAAAAAAAAACCCGCTAATTTAATTAGCGGGTTTTTTTTTCTAATATTTATACTTTATAATTTGTATGATAAACTTAAAATAAGTTGCTCAGGTCTTGTATCTAATCGGTCAAGAGAGATAACATTATTATTGTCTATAAAAGTAGCTTCATTATCGCTAAAACCTCTTTCGTATCTTAAATCTATTCCTAACCTATTAAGATTTAATCCAATACCAAAATTTAAACCTACACTAAAGTCACTTTCAATATTATCAATCCTAGTATTGCCAAAATCTGTATCCAAAATATATTGTAATGCTGGACCACCAAAGACGTTTATTGGCCCTAATACTTTTAGACCAACCAATAAGGGTACATCAATTTTTTGTACATCAAATTCACCTAAGTCGTAATCACTTTTCGTCTTAGTATAAACAATTTCTGGTCTGAAATATAGTTTGTTTCCTAACTTGCCAAATACACCAATATGGTATCCTACATTTTGGTCTGGGTTTTCAAAATTTTGGGCAGCCGATTCAAAATAATCTCCGTTACCACCATAATTTAAACCTGCTTTAATACCAAATCCACTTCCAGATTGCGCAAATAAACTTGTTGAAAATCCTGCCACTAAAAGTGCAGTAAAAAATAAATTCTTCATAATTATTCGTTTTTGATTTAGATTACTTAAACAAAAACGCTGCCAAACTCAACTTATTTTCTACTGATTGCTTTTTTTGAAGCCTCAATTATCGCTTTACTGTTTAATCCGTACTTGTCCATAAGCTGGGCAGGTGTGCCAGATTCTCCGAAAGTGTCTTTGGTTGCAACAAACTCTTGAGGTGTTGGATTGTTCTCTACCAAAACTCTAGAAACACTTTCTCCTAGACCACCTAAGTAGTTGTGCTCTTCGGCTGTTACAATACAACCTGTTTTAGAAACAGATTCTAAAATAGCAGCATCATCTAAAGGCTTTATCGTATGAATATTTATGACCTCAGCAGAAATACCTTCGTCATTTAAAGCTTTAGACGCTTCCAATGCTTCCCATACGAGATGACCAGTAGCAACAATAGTTACATCAGTTCCTTCTGTAAGTTTTATAGCTTTTCCTATCTCAAAATTTTGGACTTGAGGAGTGAAATTTGCTACTTTTGGACGTCCAAAACGTAAATAAACAGGACCATTATGTTTTGCAATCGATAATGTAGCTGCTTTTGTTTGATTATAATCACAAGTATTGATAACTGTCATTCCTGGAAGCATTTTCATTAAACCAATATCTTCTAAGATTTGGTGCGTTGCACCATCTTCACCTAATGTTATACCTGCGTGAGAA
This DNA window, taken from Winogradskyella sp. PC-19, encodes the following:
- a CDS encoding phosphoribosyltransferase family protein, encoding MITEKNTILNHQEIQHKIKRISYQIYESNVNEKELIIAGIDKNGFLLAKKIKANLDKISKIHSVLCKVSIDKKTPLNPLSTSLTSKEYTNKSIVLVDDVLNSGSTLIYGVRHFLEVPLKQFKTAVLVNRNHKKFPVKADFKGISLSTSLKEHINVNLSKQPYEAYLD
- a CDS encoding outer membrane beta-barrel protein, producing MKNLFFTALLVAGFSTSLFAQSGSGFGIKAGLNYGGNGDYFESAAQNFENPDQNVGYHIGVFGKLGNKLYFRPEIVYTKTKSDYDLGEFDVQKIDVPLLVGLKVLGPINVFGGPALQYILDTDFGNTRIDNIESDFSVGLNFGIGLNLNRLGIDLRYERGFSDNEATFIDNNNVISLDRLDTRPEQLILSLSYKL
- a CDS encoding RNA-binding S4 domain-containing protein; this translates as MRIDKYLWCVRYHKTRNQASIACKKGQVKVNEAVVKPSREVYIGDTIVLRKNQVNYKIRINDIPPNRVGAKLVDIYITDLTPKSEFEAQELLKYSKDYYRKKGTGRPTKKDRRSIENYIDEEE
- a CDS encoding FKBP-type peptidyl-prolyl cis-trans isomerase, with the translated sequence MKLRTFLSSIFVFSLLIFACSPDEPEISLVPDRDRTEQQATDKALLLSYLGTHYYNSADLAAIINPEPSDIIITELAEGATVPMGHTLLAGAVETRTTVFEEATYEYYILKINQGGGDESPNFTDKVRVEYEGSLIEDASVFDSAINPVDFNLVGFGVNSGGVITGWQRVFPEFNTAASFTTGSNVEYDDYGVGVMFLPSGLAYFSTQLVGIPSYSNLIFKFTLFQTEINDHDSDGVPSYIEDLNNNSSTFDEDTDDNSIVNYVDPDDDGDGVLTINELFRTEYIVDTNNGESEPELDNNEFELGRTQSMGVITITTGKILDTDNNNIPDYLDEDITINYNE
- a CDS encoding transketolase family protein; the protein is MKTYENTGNKDTRSGFGAGLTELGQTNENVVALCADLIGSLKMDDFKANHPERFYQVGIAEANMIGIAAGLTIGGKIPFTGTFANFSTGRVYDQIRQSVAYSGKNVKICASHAGITLGEDGATHQILEDIGLMKMLPGMTVINTCDYNQTKAATLSIAKHNGPVYLRFGRPKVANFTPQVQNFEIGKAIKLTEGTDVTIVATGHLVWEALEASKALNDEGISAEVINIHTIKPLDDAAILESVSKTGCIVTAEEHNYLGGLGESVSRVLVENNPTPQEFVATKDTFGESGTPAQLMDKYGLNSKAIIEASKKAISRK